Proteins encoded in a region of the Coffea eugenioides isolate CCC68of chromosome 4, Ceug_1.0, whole genome shotgun sequence genome:
- the LOC113768452 gene encoding 4-coumarate--CoA ligase-like: MAVKTKQEEIIFRSRLPDIYIPKHLSLHTYCFEDLPKFRSQACLINGATDEIYTFEEVELTARRVASGLNKVGIQQGDTIMILLPNSPEFVFAFLGASFRGAISSMANPYFTSAEVIKQAKASNAKLIITQGCYVEKVKDYACENGVKVMCIDSAPEGCLHFSELTGADEREMPDVEISPDDVVALPYSSGTTGLPKGVMLTHKGLVTSVAQQVDGENPNFYIHNQVMMCVLPLFHIYSLNSILLCGLRAGTTILIMQKFDIIPFLELIQKYKVTIGPFVPPIVLAIAKSPEVDEYDLSSVKTVMSGAAPLGKELEDAVRTKFPNAKLGQGYGMTEAGPVLAMCSAFAKDPFEVKSGGCGSVVRNAEMKIVDPETGSSLPRNQPGEICIRGDQIMKGYLDDPEATKATIDGDGWLHTGDVGYIDEDDELFIVDRLKELIKYKGFQVAPAELEALLLAHSDISDAAVVPMKDDAAGEVPVAFVVKSKDSNITEDEIKEYIKKQVIFYKRINRVFFVDAIPKSPSGKILRKDLRARLAAGVPK; the protein is encoded by the exons ATGGCTGTCAAAACAAAGCAAGAAGAAATCATATTCCGATCAAGGCTCCCTGATATTTACATCCCAAAACATCTGTCCCTGCACACTTACTGTTTCGAAGACCTTCCTAAGTTCAGATCACAGGCTTGTTTGATAAATGGCGCCACCGATGAAATTTACACTTTCGAAGAAGTTGAGCTCACAGCAAGAAGAGTTGCATCCGGGCTTAACAAAGTTGGTATACAGCAAGGAGATACGATCATGATCCTGCTGCCAAACTCGCCGGAATTCGTGTTCGCCTTCCTCGGTGCATCTTTCCGGGGAGCCATATCCTCGATGGCCAATCCATATTTCACCTCTGCCGAAGTCATAAAGCAAGCCAAGGCATCCAACGCAAAGCTCATCATCACGCAAGGCTGTTATGTCGAAAAGGTCAAGGACTATGCATGTGAAAATGGGGTGAAAGTCATGTGCATCGACTCTGCACCGGAAGGTTGTTTACACTTCTCGGAGCTAACCGGGGCCGATGAAAGGGAAATGCCGGACGTCGAGATCAGCCCTGATGATGTGGTGGCGCTGCCGTACTCCTCCGGGACTACTGGACTGCCCAAGGGGGTGATGTTGACCCACAAGGGACTTGTCACTAGCGTGGCACAACAGGTTGACGGAGAAAACCCAAATTTCTATATACACAATCAAGTGATGATGTGCGTTTTGCCTCTGTTCCACATATATTCGCTGAACTCAATTTTGCTATGTGGGTTGAGGGCCGGCACAACAATCTTGATCATGCAGAAATTTGACATAATTCCGTTCTTGGAATTGATTCAAAAATATAAGGTCACAATTGGGCCATTTGTGCCACCAATTGTTCTGGCCATAGCCAAAAGTCCAGAGGTTGATGAATATGACCTTTCGTCGGTGAAGACTGTCATGTCTGGAGCGGCACCATTGGGTAAGGAGCTTGAAGATGCTGTTAGAACCAAATTTCCTAACGCCAAACTTGGTCAG GGTTATGGGATGACAGAAGCCGGCCCTGTGCTAGCAATGTGCTCAGCATTTGCTAAGGATCCATTTGAGGTTAAATCAGGCGGATGTGGCTCCGTTGTTAGAAATGCTGAAATGAAGATTGTAGATCCCGAAACTGGTTCCTCTTTACCCCGAAACCAACCTGGAGAAATCTGCATCAGAGGTGACCAAATCATGAAAG GCTATCTTGATGACCCTGAAGCCACAAAAGCAACCATAGACGGAGATGGTTGGTTACATACAGGTGATGTAGGCTACATTGACGAGGATGATGAACTTTTCATCGTTGATCGCCTTAAGGAGCTAATCAAGTACAAGGGGTTCCAAGTCGCACCCGCAGAACTTGAAGCCCTGCTCCTCGCTCACTCTGACATCTCAGATGCTGCTGTTGTCCC AATGAAGGATGACGCAGCAGGCGAAGTTCCAGTTGCTTTTGTTGTGAAATCAAAAGATTCCAATATCACCGAGGATGAAATTAAGGAATATATCAAGAAACAG GTGATATTCTACAAGAGAATAAACCGTGTGTTTTTTGTTGATGCCATTCCGAAGTCACCATCTGGCAAAATCTTGAGAAAGGACTTGAGAGCAAGACTAGCTGCTGGCGTGccaaaataa
- the LOC113769599 gene encoding probable E3 ubiquitin-protein ligase RNF217 isoform X1: protein MAQEPALLDLSCDDFYLSALFRETDELDSEDDQIFPVSDVKYAEGLQLQEALVASMLPEPSQGYSTLNIAANAASSSSSASFKVEQAEEAVTAESGESSLSFCEICVDRKESDQMFTIQSCGHVFCNECISKHVAARLEYNVHGIRCPAVNCGRAIEFDSCRSFMPKDVLEKWDEMLCDAMVDASQKFYCPFKDCSAMLVRDSDEVIRESECPVCRRLFCARCYVPWHPGVDCEEFHRMNEDERGREDLMLRELAKAKSWNRCPRCKYYVERNQGCIHMTCRCGFQFCYTCGEPWSSAHGGC, encoded by the exons ATGGCTCAAGAACCGGCATTATTGGATCTCTCCTGTGATGATTTTTACTTGTCTGCACTTTTTCGTGAGACGGATGAATTAGATTCGGAAGATGATCAGATTTTTCCCGTATCAGATGTGAAGTATGCTGAAGGATTGCAGTTGCAAGAAGCTCTAGTGGCTTCGATGCTCCCAGAACCGTCTCAGGGTTATTCGACACTTAATATTGCTGCTAATGctgcatcatcatcatcatcagcgAGTTTTAAAGTAGAACAGGCAGAGGAAGCAGTGACAGCAGAATCGGGCGAATCTTCACTgagtttttgtgaaatttgtgtGGATAGAAAAGAAAGTGATCAGATGTTCACGATTCAAAGTTGCGGCCACGTGTTCTGTAACGAATGCATTAGCAAACATGTTGCAGCCAGACTTGAGTACAATGTACACGGTATCAGGTGCCCTGCAGTGAATTGTGGGAGGGCGATTGAGTTTGATTCTTGTAGGTCTTTTATGCCTAAAGATGTATTGGAAAAGTGGGATGAGATGCTTTGTGATGCAATGGTTGATGCATCTCAGAAGTTTTATTGTCCTTTTAAGGATTGTTCGGCGATGTTGGTGAGAGATAGCGATGAAGTTATTAGGGAATCCGAGTGTCCTGTTTGTCGGAGATTGTTTTGTGCTCGATGTTATGTGCCGTGGCATCCTGGGGTTGATTGTGAAGAGTTCCACAGGATGAATGAGGATGAAAGAGGGAGGGAAGATCTTATGCTGAGGGAGCTTGCCAAGGCGAAAAGTTGGAACAGATGTCCTAGATGCAAATACTACGTCGAAAGAAATCAGGGCTGCATACACATGACTTGCAG GTGTGGATTTCAATTCTGCTATACTTGCGGAGAACCTTGGAGTTCAGCTCACGGTGGTTGTTAG
- the LOC113769599 gene encoding probable E3 ubiquitin-protein ligase RNF217 isoform X2 produces the protein MLPEPSQGYSTLNIAANAASSSSSASFKVEQAEEAVTAESGESSLSFCEICVDRKESDQMFTIQSCGHVFCNECISKHVAARLEYNVHGIRCPAVNCGRAIEFDSCRSFMPKDVLEKWDEMLCDAMVDASQKFYCPFKDCSAMLVRDSDEVIRESECPVCRRLFCARCYVPWHPGVDCEEFHRMNEDERGREDLMLRELAKAKSWNRCPRCKYYVERNQGCIHMTCRCGFQFCYTCGEPWSSAHGGC, from the exons ATGCTCCCAGAACCGTCTCAGGGTTATTCGACACTTAATATTGCTGCTAATGctgcatcatcatcatcatcagcgAGTTTTAAAGTAGAACAGGCAGAGGAAGCAGTGACAGCAGAATCGGGCGAATCTTCACTgagtttttgtgaaatttgtgtGGATAGAAAAGAAAGTGATCAGATGTTCACGATTCAAAGTTGCGGCCACGTGTTCTGTAACGAATGCATTAGCAAACATGTTGCAGCCAGACTTGAGTACAATGTACACGGTATCAGGTGCCCTGCAGTGAATTGTGGGAGGGCGATTGAGTTTGATTCTTGTAGGTCTTTTATGCCTAAAGATGTATTGGAAAAGTGGGATGAGATGCTTTGTGATGCAATGGTTGATGCATCTCAGAAGTTTTATTGTCCTTTTAAGGATTGTTCGGCGATGTTGGTGAGAGATAGCGATGAAGTTATTAGGGAATCCGAGTGTCCTGTTTGTCGGAGATTGTTTTGTGCTCGATGTTATGTGCCGTGGCATCCTGGGGTTGATTGTGAAGAGTTCCACAGGATGAATGAGGATGAAAGAGGGAGGGAAGATCTTATGCTGAGGGAGCTTGCCAAGGCGAAAAGTTGGAACAGATGTCCTAGATGCAAATACTACGTCGAAAGAAATCAGGGCTGCATACACATGACTTGCAG GTGTGGATTTCAATTCTGCTATACTTGCGGAGAACCTTGGAGTTCAGCTCACGGTGGTTGTTAG
- the LOC113769598 gene encoding probable E3 ubiquitin-protein ligase RNF217, with product MAQEPALLDLSCDDFYLSALFRETDELDSEDDQIFPVSDVKYAEGLQLQEALVASMLPEPSQGYSTLNIAANAASSSSSASFKVEQAEEAVTAESGESSLSFCEICVDRKESDQMFTIQSCGHVFCNECISKHVAARLEYNVHGIRCPAVNCGRAIEFDSCRSFMPKDVLEKWDEMLCDAMVDASQKFYCPFKDCSAMLVRDSDEVIRESECPVCRRLFCARCHVPWHPGVDCEELLRLNQDERGREDLMLRELAKAKSWNRCPRCKYYVEKNQGCIHMTCRCGFQFCYACGEPWSSTHGGCQQT from the exons ATGGCTCAAGAACCGGCATTATTGGATCTCTCCTGTGATGATTTTTACTTGTCTGCACTTTTTCGTGAGACGGATGAATTAGATTCGGAAGATGATCAGATTTTTCCCGTATCAGATGTGAAGTATGCTGAAGGATTGCAGTTGCAAGAAGCTCTAGTGGCTTCGATGCTCCCAGAACCGTCTCAGGGTTATTCGACACTTAATATTGCTGCTAATGctgcatcatcatcatcatcagcgAGTTTTAAAGTAGAACAGGCAGAGGAAGCAGTGACAGCAGAATCGGGCGAATCTTCACTgagtttttgtgaaatttgtgtGGATAGAAAAGAAAGTGATCAGATGTTCACGATTCAAAGTTGCGGCCACGTGTTCTGTAACGAATGCATTAGCAAACATGTTGCAGCCAGACTTGAGTACAATGTACACGGTATCAGGTGCCCTGCAGTGAATTGTGGGAGGGCGATTGAGTTTGATTCTTGTAGGTCTTTTATGCCTAAAGATGTATTGGAAAAGTGGGATGAGATGCTTTGTGATGCAATGGTTGATGCATCTCAGAAGTTTTATTGTCCTTTTAAGGATTGTTCGGCGATGTTGGTGAGAGATAGCGATGAAGTTATTAGGGAATCCGAGTGTCCTGTTTGTCGGAGATTGTTTTGTGCTCGATGTCATGTGCCGTGGCATCCTGGGGTTGATTGTGAAGAGCTCCTCAGGCTGAATCAGGATGAAAGAGGAAGGGAAGATCTTATGCTGAGGGAGCTTGCCAAGGCGAAAAGTTGGAACAGATGTCCTAGATGCAAATACTACGTCGAAAAAAATCAGGGCTGCATACACATGACTTGCAG GTGTGGATTTCAATTCTGCTATGCTTGTGGAGAACCTTGGAGTTCAACTCACGGTGGTTGTCAGCAAACATAA